One genomic window of Candidatus Zixiibacteriota bacterium includes the following:
- the hslU gene encoding ATP-dependent protease ATPase subunit HslU, whose product MDRELTPKEIVGELDKYIIGQEKAKKAVAIALRNRWRRQQVEGEIKDEILPNNIIMIGPTGVGKTEIARRLSQLANAPFIKVEASKFTEVGYVGRDVESMVRDLVDLAVTTIKRVRGEEVRAKAEKVAEERILDLLLPKAPRKITNGKFSGPTPVQPEEDLIEKWERNREKLREKLREGELDKRTVEIETTSGAFPIVEIFSPSGMEELGVNFQEMFSEMMPKKRKKRRLTVEEAFKIISADEVGRLIDMDEVIGAALSSVEDSGIIFVDELDKIASPEGRTSGPDVSREGVQRDILPIVEGSSVMTKYGMVRTDHVLFIAAGAFHMTKPSDLIPELQGRFPIRVELDSLDKDDFVRILTEPKNALVKQYTALLQTEKIKLVFEKTAIEEIASIADKVNQSSENIGARRLHTVLTTLLEDIMFEYSECKPKTIKITKALVKKRLDTVIEDEDLSKYIL is encoded by the coding sequence ATGGACAGAGAATTGACACCGAAAGAGATAGTAGGCGAACTCGATAAATACATCATCGGACAGGAAAAAGCGAAAAAAGCTGTAGCCATAGCTCTTCGCAACAGGTGGCGCCGCCAGCAGGTTGAGGGGGAGATCAAAGATGAGATTCTCCCCAACAATATCATCATGATCGGCCCAACCGGAGTAGGCAAGACTGAAATTGCCAGAAGGCTATCGCAGCTTGCCAATGCTCCGTTCATTAAAGTCGAGGCGTCGAAATTCACCGAGGTTGGCTATGTTGGCCGTGATGTCGAGTCGATGGTTCGCGACCTTGTCGATCTCGCCGTGACCACAATCAAGCGGGTGCGGGGCGAAGAGGTCCGCGCCAAGGCAGAGAAGGTTGCTGAAGAACGCATACTTGATCTTCTGCTGCCAAAAGCTCCGAGGAAGATCACGAATGGCAAGTTCAGCGGTCCAACGCCGGTGCAGCCGGAAGAGGACTTGATTGAGAAATGGGAGCGTAACAGGGAAAAACTCCGCGAGAAGCTCCGTGAGGGCGAGCTTGACAAGCGCACAGTCGAAATCGAGACAACAAGCGGTGCGTTTCCGATCGTCGAGATATTCTCACCATCCGGTATGGAGGAACTCGGTGTCAATTTTCAGGAAATGTTCTCCGAGATGATGCCGAAGAAGCGCAAGAAACGTCGGTTGACGGTCGAGGAGGCGTTCAAGATCATCTCTGCCGATGAGGTCGGCAGGTTGATCGACATGGATGAAGTCATCGGTGCTGCCCTTTCGAGTGTTGAAGATTCCGGAATAATATTTGTCGATGAGCTCGATAAGATTGCCTCGCCCGAGGGGAGGACTTCGGGTCCCGATGTCTCCCGCGAGGGTGTGCAGAGGGATATCCTCCCGATTGTTGAGGGCTCCAGCGTTATGACCAAATATGGTATGGTCAGGACCGATCACGTTCTCTTCATCGCCGCAGGTGCGTTCCACATGACGAAACCGTCAGACCTGATACCGGAACTTCAGGGACGATTCCCGATTCGCGTTGAATTGGACAGCTTGGATAAAGATGATTTTGTCAGGATTCTTACAGAGCCTAAGAACGCGCTTGTGAAGCAATACACGGCACTGCTGCAGACCGAGAAGATAAAGTTGGTTTTCGAGAAAACCGCAATCGAAGAGATCGCATCGATTGCCGACAAGGTCAATCAAAGTTCGGAGAATATAGGCGCACGGCGGCTTCACACAGTTCTGACCACTCTGCTCGAAGACATAATGTTCGAATATTCCGAATGCAAGCCCAAGACAATCAAGATCACAAAAGCGCTGG
- a CDS encoding class I SAM-dependent methyltransferase → MDHDPRWYENEDFWRELRPMFFNPERWASTVDQVDKIVELLDLQPGARILDLCCGPGRHSLEFARRGYFVTGIDRTAEYLDEARASADKEGLSIEFKQIDMRDFRDESAFDAALNIFTSFGYFDNPEDDRRVIENISASLRVHGKCVIDTIGKEVVARNFRQSDWHRDGDGTIIIEERSICEDWSRINNTWTIIRDGNQKEFEFTLRCYSAVELASLLTEGGFSNVNCYGGLSGNCYDHEASRLVVVGEK, encoded by the coding sequence ATGGACCACGATCCACGATGGTACGAGAATGAAGATTTCTGGCGTGAACTCAGGCCGATGTTCTTCAATCCGGAACGCTGGGCAAGCACGGTCGACCAAGTGGACAAAATAGTAGAATTGCTCGACCTCCAACCGGGAGCGAGGATTCTGGATCTTTGCTGCGGGCCGGGACGACATTCCCTGGAATTTGCCAGACGCGGGTACTTCGTTACAGGAATCGACAGGACAGCAGAGTACCTCGATGAAGCAAGGGCAAGCGCTGATAAAGAGGGGCTTTCGATCGAGTTCAAACAGATCGACATGAGGGATTTTCGCGACGAAAGCGCTTTTGACGCGGCCCTCAACATCTTCACTTCATTCGGATATTTCGATAATCCTGAGGATGATCGTCGTGTTATCGAGAACATCAGTGCCTCTTTGCGAGTCCATGGAAAATGTGTGATAGACACAATCGGCAAGGAAGTGGTGGCGCGAAACTTCAGGCAAAGCGATTGGCATCGTGACGGCGATGGTACGATAATCATAGAAGAGCGGAGTATCTGCGAGGATTGGTCGAGGATCAATAACACTTGGACAATCATTAGAGATGGCAATCAGAAGGAGTTCGAGTTCACGCTCCGATGTTATTCGGCTGTGGAACTGGCATCGCTGCTTACCGAAGGCGGCTTCAGCAATGTGAATTGCTACGGTGGCCTGTCGGGTAACTGCTACGACCACGAGGCAAGCAGGCTCGTCGTGGTCGGCGAGAAATAG
- a CDS encoding nuclear transport factor 2 family protein — MRRIPDKIRTALPVAMLLLLSCSSSLTDRVKAYEASHNSHDVEGTLAFFAEDFRYEMVGSWVAEGREQMRKFEEWDASIGSELIFDNYDVSGDTVTCTVIERNDWFSLVGVDAIYYECVRIIFKDGLITEITAEQSHESMLATQTAFQAFIEWAVEEHPQRLAALMSGAKFEFSKETADKWLSLLKEWRQQLRQFDRITRRIADRKSSVV; from the coding sequence ATGAGACGGATTCCCGACAAGATTAGAACTGCTCTGCCGGTGGCAATGCTGCTATTGCTGTCCTGCTCTTCGAGTCTCACCGATAGGGTCAAGGCATACGAGGCATCGCATAACAGCCATGACGTGGAGGGAACGCTCGCGTTCTTCGCCGAGGATTTCAGATACGAAATGGTCGGAAGCTGGGTCGCTGAAGGCAGAGAACAGATGCGTAAGTTCGAGGAATGGGACGCTTCCATTGGCAGCGAGTTGATTTTCGATAATTACGACGTCTCCGGCGATACGGTAACATGCACCGTCATCGAGCGGAATGACTGGTTCTCCCTTGTCGGAGTCGACGCGATCTACTATGAGTGTGTGAGGATCATATTCAAAGACGGCCTGATCACAGAGATAACAGCCGAGCAATCGCACGAGAGCATGCTGGCGACGCAGACCGCGTTTCAGGCGTTCATTGAATGGGCGGTTGAAGAGCATCCACAGCGCCTCGCCGCGCTGATGAGCGGCGCGAAATTCGAATTCAGTAAAGAGACTGCGGACAAATGGCTCTCGCTTCTGAAGGAATGGAGACAGCAACTCCGTCAGTTTGACCGGATCACGAGAAGAATTGCTGATCGGAAATCCTCAGTCGTATAG
- a CDS encoding aminotransferase class V-fold PLP-dependent enzyme, giving the protein MEKLIYLDNAATSWPKPDSVYDYMVGFYRSCGVNPGRSGFDKAIEAGNLLEDLRKRLTRFFGGDETTPERLCFTYNATDALNLIIQGLLSEGDHVVTTNVEHNSVIRPINHLVRDGGVEATYVPFNGDGFVEPDAIKKAIRSNTKLVIVNHGSNVIGTIQPVKEIGAVCKDAGVVFAVDASQTGGMIPINMRDMNVDVLAFTGHKSLLGTTGIGGLCVREHLDIRPTRSGGTGVRSAYPYHLEDYPYRMEFGTPNMVGMASLWAAQDWIEERGGIDAIYAHEMKLCTRLVESFKQIDGVIAYCCDSLNDHLATLTVNIDGLEAGDVGIMLDVDFNIAIRTGLHCAPLVHRQLGIDKIHGGVRFSIGPFNTEDHIDAAIEAMAEIAERAKAMRAKAVQTVND; this is encoded by the coding sequence GTGGAAAAGCTGATTTATCTTGACAACGCTGCAACATCGTGGCCAAAGCCAGACAGCGTCTATGATTACATGGTCGGGTTCTACCGTAGCTGCGGGGTCAACCCCGGGCGGAGCGGGTTTGACAAGGCAATCGAAGCGGGCAATCTTCTTGAAGATCTCCGCAAACGCCTCACGAGATTCTTTGGGGGTGATGAGACCACTCCCGAGCGGTTATGTTTCACCTACAACGCCACCGATGCGCTGAATCTGATTATCCAGGGGCTTCTATCGGAAGGCGATCACGTTGTCACCACAAACGTCGAGCATAATTCGGTAATTCGTCCGATCAATCACCTCGTGCGCGATGGCGGAGTAGAGGCTACCTACGTGCCGTTTAACGGCGATGGATTCGTCGAACCGGATGCGATCAAGAAGGCAATCAGGTCGAACACGAAGCTTGTAATAGTGAATCATGGCTCGAACGTCATCGGAACAATTCAGCCTGTGAAGGAAATCGGTGCCGTCTGCAAAGATGCAGGTGTGGTCTTCGCTGTCGACGCATCACAAACCGGAGGCATGATTCCGATCAACATGCGCGACATGAATGTCGATGTCCTGGCGTTCACAGGGCACAAATCTCTGCTTGGAACGACCGGCATTGGTGGACTATGTGTACGCGAGCATCTCGACATAAGACCGACGAGATCGGGCGGAACCGGTGTTCGCTCAGCTTATCCGTATCATCTTGAAGATTACCCATACAGAATGGAATTCGGGACACCCAACATGGTCGGCATGGCGTCACTCTGGGCGGCGCAGGACTGGATCGAGGAGCGGGGTGGAATCGATGCTATCTATGCGCATGAAATGAAACTCTGCACGCGTCTTGTCGAGAGTTTCAAGCAGATCGACGGCGTGATTGCCTATTGCTGCGACAGCCTGAATGACCATCTTGCGACATTGACAGTGAATATTGATGGGTTGGAGGCAGGTGATGTCGGAATAATGCTGGATGTCGATTTCAACATCGCCATACGAACTGGTCTTCACTGCGCACCTCTGGTGCACCGGCAGCTCGGGATAGACAAGATACATGGAGGCGTGAGATTCTCAATTGGACCGTTTAACACCGAGGACCACATAGACGCTGCGATTGAAGCCATGGCAGAGATTGCCGAACGTGCAAAAGCTATGAGAGCTAAAGCAGTTCAAACGGTGAATGACTGA
- a CDS encoding DinB family protein: protein MDAPHMIETLKRNRKLFKKLFEGTTVEQARWKPAQDKWSMLQVMNHLYDEERDDFRMRLSLILEDPELDWPPINPDQKAIDEDYNSKDLAETLKKFSEERKASIKWLESLDNPDWDIEKTHPRAGSLKAGDLLSSWVIHDFLHLRQLANILIKYTASMAQPYATDYAGPQ, encoded by the coding sequence ATGGACGCCCCGCACATGATCGAAACGCTGAAAAGAAACCGCAAGCTATTCAAAAAGCTTTTCGAGGGCACCACCGTCGAGCAGGCGCGCTGGAAACCCGCTCAGGACAAGTGGTCGATGCTCCAAGTGATGAATCATCTATATGATGAGGAGCGCGATGATTTTCGAATGAGACTCAGCTTGATCCTGGAAGATCCCGAACTCGATTGGCCGCCGATCAATCCCGACCAGAAGGCCATCGACGAAGATTACAATTCGAAAGACCTGGCAGAGACACTGAAGAAGTTCAGTGAGGAACGGAAAGCGTCGATCAAATGGCTTGAAAGCCTCGACAACCCCGATTGGGATATCGAGAAAACTCATCCTCGTGCAGGCAGCTTGAAAGCGGGCGATTTGCTGTCGTCGTGGGTGATACACGATTTCCTGCATCTGCGGCAACTCGCGAATATTCTGATCAAGTATACTGCATCTATGGCACAGCCCTATGCAACAGATTACGCCGGACCACAATAG
- the hslV gene encoding ATP-dependent protease subunit HslV, which produces MVRSTTIIGLRHKGKVAIGGDGQVSYDETILKETATKIRSMYDGKVLAGFAGSAADALTLFERFEQKIEEYEGSLSRAAVELAKDWRSDKFLRRLEALMAVIDKEHAFWISGNGDVVEPDDGIVAIGSGGNFALAAARALMAHSKLNAEQVVRESLKIASSICVYTNDKINVKTL; this is translated from the coding sequence ATGGTTCGCTCGACTACTATTATCGGACTGCGGCACAAGGGTAAGGTCGCTATCGGCGGCGACGGTCAGGTGTCGTATGATGAGACGATATTGAAAGAGACCGCTACCAAGATTCGCTCGATGTATGATGGCAAAGTCCTCGCCGGATTCGCGGGGTCTGCTGCCGATGCCTTGACTCTATTCGAACGTTTCGAGCAGAAGATCGAGGAATACGAGGGGAGCCTTTCACGGGCCGCTGTCGAACTCGCCAAGGATTGGCGCAGTGACAAATTTCTCCGGCGTCTGGAGGCTCTGATGGCGGTTATCGACAAAGAGCATGCGTTCTGGATTTCGGGCAACGGCGATGTTGTCGAACCGGATGACGGAATCGTGGCGATTGGCTCGGGTGGGAATTTCGCACTTGCAGCCGCACGCGCGCTGATGGCTCACTCGAAGCTAAACGCCGAACAGGTCGTACGCGAATCCCTCAAGATTGCCTCCTCAATCTGTGTCTACACCAATGACAAGATTAATGTGAAGACGCTGTAA
- a CDS encoding tyrosine recombinase: MPASKRHSEAFLKHLLEQKSYSLNTITAYRNDLVRFRAFVEEKSIPTKEIEQRLSRVIRDFIRRLHADGLSNRSICRVLSSLKSYFKYLHSNSVTSENLGAAIMTVRFEKKLPRFLIQSDVERLMGFPDPETFLGSRDLAIIETLYSTGCRVSELAAVRFDDIDPAGGNLRVIGKRRKERLVPVGKYAQIALDNYLARRVSQFPDARHDRVFLNRLGGVLTARTMARIVKKYSRMLGTTDPISPHKLRHSFATHLLDAGADIMAIKEMLGHSSLSTTQIYSHVSLERLKQVYKKAHPRA; encoded by the coding sequence ATGCCGGCAAGTAAAAGGCATTCTGAAGCTTTCCTGAAGCACCTCCTCGAACAGAAATCCTATTCACTCAACACTATTACTGCTTACCGAAACGATCTCGTGCGATTCCGCGCATTCGTCGAAGAGAAGTCAATCCCGACGAAAGAGATCGAGCAAAGACTATCTCGTGTGATCCGAGATTTCATAAGGCGGCTTCATGCTGACGGGCTCTCCAATAGGTCGATTTGCCGCGTGCTTTCGTCACTCAAGAGCTACTTCAAGTATCTTCACAGCAACAGCGTCACCTCAGAGAATCTTGGTGCGGCGATAATGACCGTGAGATTCGAGAAGAAGTTACCCCGATTCCTGATTCAATCCGATGTCGAACGGCTGATGGGATTTCCCGATCCTGAGACGTTTCTCGGCAGCCGCGATCTTGCTATAATCGAGACGCTATACTCTACAGGGTGCCGTGTATCCGAGTTAGCTGCCGTTCGATTTGATGACATCGATCCGGCGGGCGGCAACTTGCGCGTAATCGGTAAGCGTAGAAAAGAGAGACTGGTACCCGTGGGCAAATACGCGCAAATCGCACTCGACAACTATCTTGCGAGGCGTGTTTCCCAGTTTCCCGATGCGCGACATGACAGAGTTTTTCTGAATCGGCTCGGAGGAGTGTTGACAGCGCGCACAATGGCGCGTATAGTGAAGAAGTATTCGAGGATGCTCGGCACGACCGATCCGATATCGCCGCACAAGCTGCGGCATTCATTCGCAACGCATCTTCTCGATGCCGGTGCTGATATTATGGCGATCAAGGAAATGCTCGGGCATTCGTCGCTGTCGACAACGCAGATATATTCGCATGTTTCGCTGGAGAGATTGAAACAGGTATATAAGAAAGCTCACCCGCGCGCATGA
- the topA gene encoding type I DNA topoisomerase gives MAKSSTKTEKGTGISKKAGSRSAKPKANKSTSAAPKGELIIVESPTKIKTLKKFLDKKYTVMATKGHILDLPKSKLGVDPENGFQPNYTVIHGKGPIIKELVAEAKKKAKIYLAPDPDREGEAIAYHLLLKLDKVPGTIKRVTFNEITKNAVLQGLEDATEIDMKRVNAQQTRRVLDRLVGYKISPILWQTVFSGLSAGRVQSVALRMICEREAEVLAFVPKEYWSIHAEFGSDGECCFESKLAKIGGDDFEIPSESDAAAIVEDIKKHEYIVSKIVRDEKKRQPLPPYITSTLQQDAYRQVGFSTQKTMIVAQQLYEGIELGSEGPVGLITYMRTDSVRIAAEALTSAREYIHSKFGPEYLPPHARQFKVKSRSQDAHEAIRPTDLEHSPQECKRYLTSDQYKLYNLIFSRFLASQMMPAVYDQIRVEIEGGKYLFRAVDTKLKFDGYLRVYEESRDDDNGNGNGNTLIPILEENQKLNLNGVTPDQHFTKPPPRFSEASLVKELEANGIGRPSTYSQIINTIKYRKYVELDNRRLVPTELGTTVNGILSVHFEKIFNVKFTAEMEDELDKVEDGTDDWQKVLHDFYEPFAANIKEVEGKIAEIKTTTQAESDEICDRCNSPMIVKWGRNGKFLACSAYPECKNTRPLDNEGNGEPVERDCPKCGEPLIYRQGRFGRFIACSSYPDCKYTESITTGVKCPKDGCDGELAARRSSRGKLFYGCSKYPDCNYATWYQPVARECPACGFKIMVEKDTKRIGKHFACPSCKHTEQKAEEVTAAELENAGK, from the coding sequence ATGGCTAAGAGTTCGACGAAAACCGAGAAGGGAACCGGCATCAGCAAGAAGGCTGGATCGCGGAGTGCTAAGCCAAAGGCGAACAAGAGCACATCGGCTGCACCCAAGGGTGAATTGATAATAGTCGAGTCCCCGACCAAGATCAAGACCCTGAAGAAGTTCCTTGACAAGAAGTATACTGTCATGGCTACCAAGGGGCATATCCTCGATTTGCCGAAGAGTAAGCTCGGTGTCGATCCTGAGAATGGTTTTCAGCCGAATTATACCGTGATTCACGGTAAGGGTCCCATCATCAAGGAACTGGTGGCGGAAGCGAAGAAGAAGGCGAAGATCTATCTCGCCCCCGATCCCGATCGAGAAGGGGAAGCCATAGCATACCATTTGCTGCTGAAGCTGGACAAAGTTCCCGGAACGATCAAGCGTGTAACATTCAATGAAATTACGAAGAACGCTGTCTTGCAGGGTCTGGAAGATGCGACTGAAATCGACATGAAGAGGGTCAATGCCCAGCAAACAAGGCGAGTTCTTGATCGACTGGTTGGGTACAAGATATCACCGATTCTGTGGCAGACCGTATTCAGCGGCCTGTCTGCCGGAAGAGTGCAGTCCGTTGCACTCAGAATGATCTGCGAACGGGAAGCAGAAGTTCTCGCATTCGTACCGAAAGAGTACTGGAGTATTCATGCAGAATTCGGCAGTGATGGCGAGTGCTGTTTCGAGTCTAAACTAGCCAAGATCGGTGGTGATGACTTTGAGATCCCAAGCGAATCTGATGCAGCAGCGATCGTCGAAGACATAAAGAAACATGAGTATATAGTCAGCAAAATTGTCAGAGATGAAAAGAAGCGTCAGCCACTTCCACCATATATCACCAGCACATTGCAGCAGGATGCCTACAGGCAAGTCGGGTTCTCTACGCAGAAGACTATGATCGTGGCACAGCAACTATACGAAGGTATCGAACTCGGATCGGAAGGCCCTGTCGGTCTCATAACCTATATGCGTACCGACTCAGTCAGAATCGCCGCCGAGGCCCTGACATCCGCACGAGAATATATCCATTCAAAGTTCGGACCGGAATATCTTCCGCCGCACGCTCGTCAATTTAAGGTCAAGTCGCGGTCGCAGGATGCGCACGAGGCGATTCGACCGACCGATTTGGAGCACAGCCCGCAGGAGTGCAAACGCTATCTGACAAGCGATCAGTACAAGCTTTACAATCTTATATTCAGCCGCTTCCTCGCTTCGCAAATGATGCCGGCGGTCTATGATCAGATCAGGGTCGAGATCGAGGGCGGCAAGTATCTGTTCAGGGCGGTCGATACGAAGCTCAAGTTCGACGGCTATCTCCGTGTGTATGAAGAATCCAGGGATGATGATAACGGCAACGGCAATGGAAACACGCTGATCCCGATTCTTGAAGAAAATCAGAAACTGAATCTCAACGGTGTGACTCCCGATCAGCATTTCACAAAACCACCGCCACGCTTTTCAGAGGCGTCGCTCGTGAAAGAACTCGAGGCCAATGGCATCGGCCGGCCATCCACATATTCTCAGATTATTAATACGATTAAGTATCGCAAATATGTCGAATTGGACAATAGAAGGCTCGTTCCGACAGAGCTGGGGACGACAGTCAACGGCATTCTCTCGGTTCATTTCGAGAAGATATTCAACGTCAAGTTCACAGCCGAAATGGAAGATGAGCTCGACAAAGTCGAAGATGGTACCGACGATTGGCAGAAGGTGCTGCATGATTTCTACGAGCCGTTCGCCGCAAATATAAAAGAAGTAGAAGGCAAGATCGCCGAGATAAAGACGACGACTCAGGCCGAGTCTGATGAAATCTGCGACAGATGCAACTCCCCGATGATCGTCAAGTGGGGGAGAAACGGCAAATTCCTTGCCTGCTCAGCATATCCTGAATGCAAGAACACCCGCCCATTAGACAACGAGGGTAACGGTGAGCCGGTCGAACGTGACTGCCCGAAATGCGGCGAGCCACTGATCTACAGGCAGGGTCGATTCGGAAGATTCATCGCGTGCAGTTCCTATCCGGACTGCAAGTATACCGAGTCGATCACAACCGGTGTCAAATGCCCGAAGGATGGTTGCGACGGCGAACTCGCCGCAAGAAGAAGCTCTCGCGGAAAGCTCTTCTACGGCTGCAGCAAGTATCCCGACTGCAACTATGCCACATGGTATCAGCCTGTTGCGCGCGAATGTCCGGCATGTGGATTCAAGATCATGGTCGAGAAAGACACCAAGAGAATTGGTAAGCATTTTGCCTGCCCAAGCTGCAAGCACACCGAGCAAAAGGCCGAAGAGGTAACGGCGGCGGAATTGGAAAATGCCGGCAAGTAA
- the rpoZ gene encoding DNA-directed RNA polymerase subunit omega, translating to MKKTERWTMENVRKHTTNVYEAVLVASKRARQLNEERLAKLELMPEDESIDIDTRKVTEIALKELSDGLIKTER from the coding sequence ATGAAGAAGACTGAGAGATGGACGATGGAAAATGTGAGGAAGCATACGACCAATGTCTATGAGGCGGTTCTGGTGGCATCGAAGAGAGCCCGACAGCTCAATGAAGAGCGGCTCGCGAAGCTGGAGCTTATGCCCGAAGATGAGAGTATTGACATTGACACCAGAAAAGTAACTGAAATCGCTCTCAAAGAGCTTTCTGATGGTCTAATCAAGACCGAGCGCTGA
- a CDS encoding YicC family protein, protein MICSMTGYGQGDKAENGSRVVIELSSLNNRFFETQIKLPRTLYSLETKIKEQVNSRIKRGKVICTVSWKSDVVAAGQLKLNESVAEMYVKVFKQLQDKFSLSKDISLSDLMNLEDILEPIEEKDDLEAIAKVVEGAVDLALDSLMEMRGQEGERLAADMRPRIAKIGESVQQVRSMSSEAVDLYRAKLEARIKELLSELADPGERVAVEAAIVAEKCDVTEECVRIDSHLQQFLDTLNESGPVGKRLNFLLQELNREANTIGSKSISTGISKEVILLKEEIEKLREQVQNIE, encoded by the coding sequence ATGATATGTAGTATGACAGGTTATGGTCAGGGCGACAAGGCCGAGAACGGTTCCAGAGTAGTTATTGAACTGTCCTCGCTGAATAACAGGTTCTTCGAAACTCAGATCAAGCTCCCCAGGACGCTTTATTCGCTTGAGACGAAGATCAAAGAGCAGGTGAACTCCAGGATTAAGCGCGGCAAGGTCATCTGCACTGTGTCGTGGAAATCAGATGTTGTCGCGGCAGGGCAATTGAAATTGAACGAGTCTGTCGCGGAGATGTATGTAAAAGTGTTTAAGCAGCTGCAGGACAAATTCTCCCTGTCTAAAGATATCAGCCTGTCGGATCTCATGAACCTTGAGGACATTCTTGAGCCGATTGAGGAGAAGGATGATCTAGAGGCGATCGCTAAGGTAGTCGAAGGGGCTGTTGATCTCGCGCTTGATAGTCTGATGGAAATGCGGGGTCAGGAAGGCGAAAGGCTGGCAGCCGACATGAGACCCCGTATTGCGAAGATAGGGGAATCAGTACAGCAGGTGCGTTCTATGTCGAGCGAAGCAGTAGATCTGTATCGTGCAAAGCTCGAAGCGCGCATCAAGGAGCTGTTGAGCGAACTGGCCGACCCCGGAGAGAGGGTAGCAGTCGAGGCGGCAATAGTCGCTGAGAAATGCGATGTAACCGAGGAATGCGTTAGGATAGATAGCCATCTGCAACAGTTCCTCGATACTCTCAATGAATCAGGTCCGGTCGGCAAGAGGCTCAATTTCCTTCTTCAGGAACTTAATCGCGAAGCCAACACAATTGGCTCGAAATCCATCTCAACCGGCATATCGAAAGAAGTGATATTGCTCAAAGAAGAGATCGAGAAACTGCGAGAGCAGGTACAGAACATAGAGTGA